TTGATTTAGCTAAGGATATTCCATTATCAGCGCAGAATTGTTGAATGAGCTTCCTCAGAGTCGAATTAGGTAATAATTCTGTGCTTTGTAGAATCTCCCCTGTTTTGGGACAGAGTAGGTTCCCTGACTTGAGCCATCTTTGAATCGACACACGATCATAGGTTTGACCCGTGGATACTGTTACAGGATCCGTCATGAGTTCAAGAGAAATCGGGCATCGAAAATCTTCAGGATTTAAGCAAGTTAAAGCTTCAAGATTGGATGCTCCATCGGATTGATCAGTGTTTCCATAAACAGAGTCCTCGAACAGAATTCCTCTGCAATAGCTCAAGAATCCTACTAAACTGCTTAACATTGGCACTTCTCTTTCGTAATTCTCTGAGCATTCAAAATtaatttcttcctccaaaaatTTAGTCTCCTTGTGACATTGAGCCCAAGTTGTAATATTAAGATAATCCAGAACTTTCTTGCTTATACACGTGTCTGGCTCGAACTTGTTTTCAAATTGGTTCATAATTAGAATTACCCTTTTCATGGCATCTTCATCTTCAGGGTCGAGCTCCATTTTTGCCCTCTGTGCTTGATTAGCCACCATTATCACTAACTCCTTGATTTCTCTAGAAATATTAAGAGAATTCAAAGGAAGAACATCAAGTGCTGTAGCCACAGTTCTAATCAAAGCTCGAAATTGGCTCGCTACAGAGTGGGATTTCATAAGCATCCAAGTTCTTGCCCCTTCACGGGTGCAATCATCTAATAGAAATTTTAGCTTTTGGAATGTTGTGTGGAGTTCAGCAAAACAAAGAATAATGGAATCTCTAATACTAGGAAGATTATCTCGGATTTCCTCGAAAAAAATCAAGAGGATTCCCACTTGTCTAATGGTTTCTCGGACATTTTTCCGTTGAGTTGCAAAGAATTTGGATTTGAAATTGCATATGTTACGAGATAGAGTAATCAAAGAATCCAAAAGGGTAGCCGGAGATATATTCTCACAGGGATGAACCGCCGGGAAAGTCAAAATCCGGCGATCATTCCGATCAAATCTTTGAATCATTGAACGAACTAAAGCGTTTAAGGTTTAAATTTGAAGGTTCTCTCtttaattttttcaatttttggcttTTGATAAATGCTTTGTTTTCATTTCAAGATTGGAAATGGAAAGTTAACAATTTGGAATTAGGACCTGGAGTCGGTTAAGGATACCGTTAGCTCCATTTATAGAAAGATTATAACCAGACAATCTGGGACAACACGTGGCACCAATATCTACGCGTAAACTGATTggctgctttgactagagtgaaTCAGTACAATGAAATGTACTTAGGATGTGAGGATTATTGGACACGTGTACTGGACACGTGTGTTGTaacgattgggtttttgatgtTTCTTGGACCTTGGGTTGGGCCGAAAGGGTCGGGCTTGAGATTTTTTTGGACTAAGTTGGTTGATAACTTAGGTGGGTTCTTCCTTGTTGAAGTGATATTGTGGAACCCACCTTGCCGACGCCTTGTACACGTGGATGTGCATGAAGGTGACTTGTTGCCATGGTTATAGGGAAAGTGTGCAATTGGAGCTGATAGGGACGtgggatttttctcttttttgagttaaattattaaaagttaAGATTTACCCCGCATTAATTTTAACGTGGAAAATAACCATTATTAAGCCTTAAGCAACGAACTGTACTTtaactttttgttttattatgcAGTATTTGGTTTAGAAGAAGAAGATAAGCCTAGTTTATCTCATGGATTAAAATGTTAAAAATAATTGTTTCGTTTTCTTGTCTCCAATCATTTTATTGtttcttaaaataaaataaaaaaactctAAAAAAGATCAATTGTAACTCAAAAACTATTCACCTCCAAAACTAATTCAAATAGTCATAAGAAATAAAACAGAACAAAAGAATATTTTCTAGTCCGAACTTAAATGTTCAAgttctatcttttttcttttccttttggctTAATCCCTTCGTTccaataaaaaattaaatgtttCCTTTTTAtatgtttaaaaaaaattgtcACACTTTAAGTTTAAGTTCTCACTTTACGTACATAAAGTGGTTCAATGACAAGGATACGATTTCTGCATTTTGTGCTTGTTTACTTTATGTCAAAAATTCTTTTTATATCTTACATTCATTGTCTGGTCAATATTCCCAAAGAAAATAGCATATTTTTCCTTGGTTTTCATTGACAAATAAATTGATTCAATTACTGCCATTTTTAGTTAGGAGGACTTGGCCTAACTTAGTTGGCGGGCACTTAGAGCAAAGAGTCTTATCAAAAGACTATCATGACCTAAGAAATTAAGCATCTTTCATGTGAATGTCAATATCCTTATTGCTCAATGCTCATATTGAAGCACCATCTAGAAATTTCCAAGCAggaaaaatattatgaatcaTGTCGATTTGGACCCCATTCAGGTAACGATCATTTGCACTTGAAATTTTCCAAATTGGAGGCCAGTGCAATTTATTTCATGACATTATTGTGGCAACCACAAACATACGTTTTTTTGATTTTGTAAATTTTGCCAGAAAGAAAAGATTTATGCCAAAACTCCTGGGCAATGTATATTTGACACATGCAACTGTCTGCAGTGTGTTGTAATTCTTTTCTTTAGTAAGAGTATATTTTCAGAGTATATTTTCAGAGGCTAAGCGAGGATTTCAAGCTTATGAGTTCGGGGTTTTAATCGTTTTAAGTTATTGGAttctaaataaataatttttacatattcaacaatctttttaaaataaatatagagTTTGAATCAAAGCTATTGGGTTCAGCCGAACCCGTTCCCCGCACTCTAGCTTCGCCCCAGTGTTTACGAACGGTTTGGATCAGATTTTtcctatataaaaaaaaatcaaaccaaGCAAGTCGGCTTTTTAAATATTAATTGGAACCAAATCAATCAAACTAATTGTTCTTTGAGAAAGCTATCATTTACTAAGATATGAtaatgataattgaatcaaatagtgatgaataatttaaggactcaatttaAAATAggttatttttaacatgaaatagattctcgATCGTACTTAATTAGCAAAAGAAAATTAcaactagaatgtaaaggcaaAAAACTAGATTATTAGTTTATTACTATAGCAAAGAATTAGACTAAAAGTGCAAACAACTAAGTAATATGTACCATACAATTTtagaaactttgtataaaaatatatacatatataggtgtaataataagtTTTAAATAGTTGCTTCTAtaatcggtttggttcgatttttttttttgattaaaaccaaatcaaatttattcggtttttaaaattcaaaactaaataaaaaaaagtatcgatttttttATCAGTTTAGTTCGATTTACGGTTTGATTCGATTTTACGAAtatttatgaacacccctagttaTCTCAATAATTTGAGAGGTTTTCCAAAAATAAATGCTTCGGCAGACCAATAATAACGTAATTCTTACGATCAGTTGGCCAACATATTTACTTAATAATATATCATCTATTTATTGAAGAAAAAAAGGCTCATTAGCGGATTTGTAACCAATAACGGATGTGCACTTTAATGTATTCATCGCCTACTTAAATATGAAAAGTACCTTTCTGAATCAACTGCGTTAAGAGTTAAGGAGTACTCTAAATTAGGTAAGCTGCAATATTGCTCGAGTTATATTACTATTTGACGATATATATTGTGTCTTGGTTTGActattattttgttgttattattattttttgacttTTTCACTATTGCATTTTTTTTTAACTGTTGTACTTATGCATGCTTGCTTTGAGCCGAAGATCTTGTTGATCCCAGaattgagtaacaattaaatttgtacacagttttaaagatacgtgatttaaTTCAACATGAATAATTAAGAATACCATATAAGTGAATTAAATACAAAATAAACTATCAAACCAATCTCAATGTTATGATCAAGTCTGATCTTAGATTAAACAGTGACCTCGTCCTCGATTGGACCCTCGGTTTAAACCTAGTTGTGAATGAAGAACATAACAAGTGAATAATGCCTTTGACAGTAGTTAGCAAACAAAAACAAATTTTTATTGCTTTGAATTGCGTGTTACAATATGTCATATGAAAGAAAAACTTCctttttatatagtaggagaatttTAGTCCTAATATAAGTCTAAACAGATAAAAATCTTCTTCTTCCAGTAATTGTTCTGAACGAGATTTGCGCCGTAATATCCGGTTGAGCGCGATTATTACGGCCCCCTATCCGTGGTGCATAATCGTCCATCACGTCTTCCGAGGTCTAGAAGTTATATTCGGTTCGGGATGCGTCACTTTACCATGTCCGATGTCAGATATATCGTTCACTCTTCCAAGGTCTTGATAGAGTTTCTGGCCTCGATTACATTCTCACGGATCCGGGCTCCTCTTCATTCTCTCAACGGGGAATCGGGATAGACATTGGCCTCGATTTTACTTGTACACTTGTCTATAGGAAACAAACTCTCTATGTGTACTGTTACTCTTCCCATTTGTGAAATTACACTGGAtatattattgttgttttatagtAAATTAAAATTTAACGATACTAGCCAGAGCGTACTCCGGCAGCTTCTTGCTTCTCCATCAGCTAGTTGCATCACCAATATAAACATGACAGATCAGAGAAAACATTAGCATATTATATATTATCTTTCAAAAGCATATTTTATATAAAACAAATTAAAGAGGGAGAGGTACGTTCCTAGGAATGAACGAAGAAAGAATTAACAAGTATCTCGAATGCGATGCACCTGAAATGGACGTAGTTTAGGGGTTTTAAACTCTAAGTAATCCTTAAATATTGACTGATATTAAGGTTGACGGCAGCTAGAGAAAGGGATGAACGTGGACCAATCAAAAAATGACTAATCTAACGCGCTTAATCTTTCTTCATAATTTGGTAATAACACGGAGTATTAAACTGAAGCATGACACTATTAGAACGATATAATATAATCGATGTATAAGCATGCCAGTAAAATACAGATATCAATCAAGCTGTATTCTCATCACTGGAGGAGGGGTCAATCAAACAAAAAGACTgaatgttttatttttattagatTGTCAGCTTGTACCTTACTGTTTTGATTAGCACAAGTATTGAATAACTATATCTACTATTGCTTAGACGGACAGAAAAAAATCACCTAGCATATTTTTTTCTGATGGTTTTTGAATCTGATATTTTTTAGTTTTCACTGGCTTCGTCAATCGTTAGGTCATATCTTTAGTTAATGAGAATTAAAAAGTCATTATTGGTACAAGAGTTGAAGGTTTATGTGGAATGCCGATATGGAATTGATTTTTAATGTAGTAGTAAGACAATCAAGCTTGGACGTACGTAATACAAATGAAAATGAATATTAAAAGGAGTGATTAAGTGTACAATTGTGCCATTAGCGTCCTTGGTTTTGATTTACTTTGAAGCAACTATCTCTTTAATAGCCATGTCTTTGTTCAACGACAGCAacctttttaattaaattttggtCATCTCTCGTCGCAAGCTGCCACGATTATACTATCCTTTATAATCATATAATCTGTTGGTATACTAGACTAATACATTCTTGATTCTTTTACTTTAATGTcaaggtgatttgtgtggtgtttAATTTTTGCGTGCACTGATTATAGAAGAATATGgttcttctatgttttctttaAACTACCATTGCAGAAATAATAAATACGAAAAGTAAAGAACACACGTacttttacgtggaaaacacccgactcaaaaggtgaaaaaaacaagtaaaattttccccaacacttcactaaatcactgagccaaaacaacatttacaaaactctaTGTAAACCTACGGATTACCTCTAGTCCCGTTATAGCAACcaacctctaactgttgcgacaacttcaagttaactctaaatTTAATATTCAAAGTACATATTATagttgcttctagataaagctgaaaagtATAATATGCgttacctactacaattgaacttagaataaaagacagacacttggaactagttcttctatctggttcatgtagcttcatgTTCGCACACTTGAGTCACAcaagaattgcttgcaaaatgccttgctattttgctctcaactcaCATTTAACTTCAGCTTTTGTGCGTGCATGTAaagtgagaacatcctgcaatttatagagttagtagaattgaaaatacctagagtactaatgctactcttccttgttgaaagagttctagttatcctcaacttctaactcctctgttgtcttggatagtgttctctttgagtaaggagtccttctccttatcaattacgCAACCTTTTCGATTAGGAGATATCAGATATAAGcacttaagcttatctccttcacgtgcattcCTTGTGCTTGAATCTGCCCGTATATGTGTACACTatggatggacctggttcatacttgagttcctttgtcaatcttcaaaaca
This sequence is a window from Nicotiana sylvestris chromosome 3, ASM39365v2, whole genome shotgun sequence. Protein-coding genes within it:
- the LOC104241108 gene encoding U-box domain-containing protein 19-like, yielding MIQRFDRNDRRILTFPAVHPCENISPATLLDSLITLSRNICNFKSKFFATQRKNVRETIRQVGILLIFFEEIRDNLPSIRDSIILCFAELHTTFQKLKFLLDDCTREGARTWMLMKSHSVASQFRALIRTVATALDVLPLNSLNISREIKELVIMVANQAQRAKMELDPEDEDAMKRVILIMNQFENKFEPDTCISKKVLDYLNITTWAQCHKETKFLEEEINFECSENYEREVPMLSSLVGFLSYCRGILFEDSVYGNTDQSDGASNLEALTCLNPEDFRCPISLELMTDPVTVSTGQTYDRVSIQRWLKSGNLLCPKTGEILQSTELLPNSTLRKLIQQFCADNGISLAKSRKKNRDISRTIFPGSPAAAEAIKFLSEFLASRLYFGSDQQIIKAAYEIRLLAKSNIFNRSVLIEAASIPALLQILNTNDPIMQENSISALLKLSKHSNGKKVIMENGGLKLIISVLKDGLKVEAKQIAAAIIFYISSPREYRKAIGENPEVFPALVELIKDGTSCGKKNAIVAIFGLLLSHRNHERALGAGTVPALVDLLASSDKVELNTDALAVLASLAEKTEGSFAILEASALPVILSQLQNITSRAGKEYCVSILLYLCINCGAEVLAALVREQALMPLLYSLLTEGTSQAKKRTRSLIKILQKFCETSTSRFVSEVPQEQFIDVR